Proteins from a genomic interval of Microthrixaceae bacterium:
- a CDS encoding AMP-binding protein translates to MANVVAVNVAAGPGFVECLQRTWDAGDAVLPMSPNMPAPLAATILDALRPTHIVEADGERRSLPGGIGTDDGDALIMATSGTTGVPKGVVHTHDALEFAAYASMTYLDTRTHDRDVTWLACLPVFHIGGFSVITRALHCGTGLVVHPGFDADEVELAAVGGATHTSLVPTTLRRIDPTLFERILLGGSAIPPDRPANTVATYGMTESGAGVVYDGLALNGIGMQIALDGEILLRGPSMLRCYRDGTVPFDEGGWYHTGDLGTIDADTGRLSVAGRADDMIITGGENVWPHLVEAVLLGHPSVEDVAVVGRDDPEWGQRVTAVVVAAADAPAVRLAELREFVKADLPPWCAPKALEFVDRLPKTALGKLQRKLL, encoded by the coding sequence GTGGCCAACGTCGTCGCCGTCAATGTTGCCGCCGGACCGGGCTTCGTCGAGTGTCTACAGCGCACCTGGGATGCCGGCGACGCCGTGTTGCCGATGTCGCCGAACATGCCCGCCCCGCTGGCCGCGACGATTCTCGACGCCCTGCGCCCGACCCACATCGTCGAGGCCGACGGCGAACGCCGCAGCCTGCCCGGCGGAATCGGCACCGACGACGGCGACGCGCTGATCATGGCCACCAGCGGCACCACCGGAGTGCCCAAGGGGGTCGTGCACACCCACGATGCCTTGGAGTTCGCAGCGTACGCCTCGATGACCTACCTCGACACCCGCACCCACGACCGCGACGTGACGTGGCTGGCGTGCCTGCCCGTGTTTCACATCGGCGGGTTCTCGGTGATCACGCGGGCGCTGCACTGCGGCACGGGCCTGGTCGTCCACCCCGGGTTCGATGCCGACGAGGTGGAACTGGCGGCGGTCGGGGGTGCGACCCACACCTCGCTGGTGCCGACGACGCTACGACGCATCGACCCGACCTTGTTCGAACGAATCCTCCTCGGCGGCTCGGCGATCCCACCCGACCGGCCCGCCAACACCGTGGCCACCTACGGCATGACCGAGTCGGGCGCAGGGGTCGTCTATGACGGACTTGCCCTCAACGGCATCGGCATGCAGATCGCCCTCGATGGCGAGATCCTGCTTCGGGGGCCGTCCATGTTGCGTTGCTACCGCGACGGCACCGTCCCCTTCGACGAGGGCGGCTGGTATCACACCGGCGATCTCGGCACCATCGATGCTGACACCGGCCGCCTCAGCGTCGCCGGGCGAGCCGACGACATGATCATCACCGGCGGTGAGAACGTGTGGCCTCACCTCGTGGAGGCGGTGCTCCTCGGCCACCCCTCGGTCGAAGACGTCGCCGTGGTCGGCCGTGACGACCCCGAGTGGGGGCAACGGGTGACCGCCGTGGTCGTTGCCGCGGCCGACGCGCCCGCCGTGCGCCTCGCCGAACTTCGCGAGTTCGTCAAGGCCGACCTCCCCCCCTGGTGTGCCCCCAAAGCCCTCGAGTTCGTCGACCGGCTCCCCAAGACCGCCCTCGGCAAACTCCAACGCAAGCTCCTGTAG
- the menB gene encoding 1,4-dihydroxy-2-naphthoyl-CoA synthase: MSSIPPPRSIGTVVDPAHTTIRPALRWEPQPDTTYPDQPMEWRDISYEIGFPENTNGGIAKITICRPEVRNAFRPQTLQELQRAFDIARDDPRVGVIVLTGKGDYAFCSGGDQRIRGNDGYLGDDAVAQQGIGRLNVLDLQIQIRRTPKPVVAMVAGYAVGGGHVLHVVCDLTIAADNAIFGQTGPKVGSFDGGYGSGLLAANIGQKRAREIWMLCRQYDSTRAYEMGLVNQVVELEALEEETVQWCTEMLDMSPMALRMVKASCNAADDGLAGIQQLAGDATLLFYQTEEAQYGRDSYKNKEKPDFSRFPRRP; the protein is encoded by the coding sequence ATGAGCTCGATTCCACCCCCACGTTCGATCGGCACGGTTGTCGACCCCGCCCACACCACGATTCGTCCGGCGTTGCGCTGGGAGCCGCAGCCCGACACCACCTACCCCGACCAGCCGATGGAGTGGCGCGACATCTCCTATGAGATCGGGTTCCCCGAGAACACCAACGGCGGCATCGCGAAGATCACGATCTGTCGCCCGGAGGTTCGCAACGCGTTTCGTCCGCAGACCCTCCAGGAGTTGCAGCGCGCCTTCGACATCGCCCGCGACGACCCTCGAGTCGGGGTGATCGTGCTGACCGGCAAGGGTGACTATGCCTTCTGTTCGGGGGGCGACCAGCGCATCCGCGGCAACGACGGCTACCTCGGCGACGACGCGGTGGCACAACAAGGCATCGGGCGGCTCAACGTCTTGGACCTGCAGATCCAGATTCGCCGCACCCCCAAACCCGTGGTGGCGATGGTCGCCGGGTACGCCGTGGGTGGCGGTCACGTGTTGCACGTCGTGTGCGACCTGACCATCGCCGCCGACAATGCCATCTTCGGCCAGACCGGCCCGAAGGTCGGCTCCTTCGACGGCGGGTACGGGTCGGGCCTGCTCGCGGCGAACATCGGCCAAAAGCGCGCCCGGGAGATCTGGATGCTGTGTCGCCAGTACGACTCGACGCGGGCCTATGAGATGGGCCTGGTCAATCAGGTCGTCGAGTTGGAGGCGCTCGAGGAGGAGACGGTGCAGTGGTGCACCGAGATGCTCGACATGTCGCCGATGGCCCTGCGCATGGTGAAGGCCTCGTGCAACGCTGCCGACGACGGCCTTGCGGGCATCCAACAGCTCGCCGGCGACGCCACGCTGCTCTTCTACCAAACCGAGGAGGCGCAGTACGGACGCGACTCCTATAAGAACAAGGAAAAGCCCGACTTCAGCCGCTTCCCGCGGCGTCCTTGA
- a CDS encoding alkaline phosphatase D family protein has product MADNDPISAHRIDRRSFLSGVGAAAVTVAVASCSSGDGASTGGSGGGSGGASTSTSESPEVAAVPAPSAIGLPAGVFSLGVASGDPTDTSVMLWTRLVADPLAAATAMGERDLEVAYDVALDEGFERLVASGLASAPARLAHSVHLDVTGLDPGSWYHYRFRIGDQTSSTGRTRTMPAPGAAGVTPGGAAAEQFRFVVASCQDYQWGHYAAWRRAVETPDLDAVLFLGDYIYEYSVGDRSPGETGERVWANEETHSLEQYRVRYGQVRSDPALIAAHEAVPWQITFDDHEVSNNYAGDVGQDDVDQPLSRDRRLAGYQAWYEHMPVRLDGVPESFESLRVHQALRFGDLVTLYAIETRQHADPAPCRVEMPEGTPPLLYSDDRPSCEQRFDPERTNLGAAQEAWLLDELAASDTTWNVLANPIMFSGMNLATREAPEYTLDTWDGYVASRARVLGALAEVSNPVIVTGDWHASFVLDVRPELIAEADDPAAVLPDGPPSSPPAMTEFVFTAISSVIFAQDYRAANDHIRYFEARNGYGVVTVTPEQLGCEFVYVDDVWDPDSPATTVDRWAVDAGSPQARRVG; this is encoded by the coding sequence ATGGCAGATAACGACCCGATCTCGGCACACCGGATCGATCGTCGCAGTTTTCTGAGCGGCGTCGGCGCCGCCGCGGTCACCGTCGCGGTCGCATCGTGTTCGAGCGGCGACGGAGCATCCACGGGCGGGTCCGGCGGCGGGTCCGGCGGCGCGTCGACGAGCACGTCGGAATCGCCGGAAGTCGCCGCTGTGCCTGCGCCCTCCGCTATCGGGCTTCCAGCGGGGGTGTTCTCGTTGGGGGTGGCGAGTGGCGACCCGACCGACACCTCGGTGATGTTGTGGACCCGCCTGGTCGCCGACCCGCTCGCGGCGGCGACCGCGATGGGCGAACGCGACCTTGAGGTCGCCTACGACGTGGCGCTCGACGAGGGCTTCGAGCGACTCGTCGCGTCCGGGTTGGCCTCGGCGCCGGCACGGCTCGCGCATTCGGTTCACCTCGATGTCACGGGCCTCGACCCGGGGTCGTGGTACCACTACCGGTTCCGGATCGGCGACCAGACGAGTTCGACCGGCCGCACCCGCACGATGCCGGCACCGGGAGCGGCGGGGGTTACGCCTGGGGGCGCGGCGGCCGAGCAGTTCCGCTTCGTCGTCGCCTCCTGCCAGGACTACCAATGGGGGCACTACGCCGCGTGGCGTCGGGCGGTGGAAACCCCCGACCTCGATGCGGTGTTGTTCCTGGGCGACTACATCTATGAGTACTCCGTCGGCGACCGTTCCCCTGGTGAGACCGGCGAGCGGGTCTGGGCGAACGAGGAGACCCACAGCCTGGAGCAGTACCGGGTGCGCTATGGGCAGGTCCGCTCCGACCCGGCGCTCATCGCCGCTCACGAGGCCGTGCCGTGGCAGATCACCTTCGACGATCACGAGGTGTCCAACAACTACGCGGGCGATGTGGGTCAGGACGATGTGGATCAGCCGCTGAGCCGGGATCGACGTCTCGCCGGCTACCAGGCCTGGTACGAACACATGCCGGTTCGCCTCGACGGGGTGCCGGAGTCGTTCGAATCGCTGCGGGTGCATCAGGCACTGCGCTTCGGCGACCTCGTCACGCTCTACGCGATCGAGACCCGACAGCACGCCGATCCCGCGCCGTGTCGCGTCGAGATGCCCGAGGGGACCCCGCCGCTGCTGTACTCCGACGATCGGCCGAGTTGTGAGCAGCGATTCGATCCCGAGCGCACCAACCTCGGTGCTGCCCAGGAGGCGTGGCTCCTCGACGAACTCGCCGCAAGCGACACGACCTGGAACGTGTTGGCGAACCCGATCATGTTCTCCGGTATGAACCTCGCCACCCGCGAGGCTCCGGAGTACACCCTCGACACCTGGGACGGGTACGTCGCGTCGCGGGCGCGGGTGCTCGGGGCGCTCGCCGAGGTGTCGAACCCGGTGATCGTCACCGGCGACTGGCATGCGAGCTTCGTGCTCGACGTTCGGCCGGAGTTGATCGCCGAGGCCGATGATCCGGCCGCGGTCCTCCCGGACGGCCCACCCTCGTCGCCACCAGCGATGACCGAGTTCGTGTTCACCGCCATCTCCTCGGTGATCTTCGCCCAGGACTACCGAGCGGCGAACGACCACATCCGGTACTTCGAGGCCCGAAACGGCTACGGCGTCGTGACCGTGACCCCGGAGCAGTTGGGTTGCGAGTTCGTCTACGTCGACGACGTGTGGGACCCGGACTCCCCGGCGACCACGGTCGACCGATGGGCGGTGGACGCGGGGTCGCCGCAGGCTCGTCGCGTCGGTTGA